Proteins encoded by one window of Haliotis asinina isolate JCU_RB_2024 chromosome 6, JCU_Hal_asi_v2, whole genome shotgun sequence:
- the LOC137286145 gene encoding LOW QUALITY PROTEIN: keratin-associated protein 10-6-like (The sequence of the model RefSeq protein was modified relative to this genomic sequence to represent the inferred CDS: substituted 1 base at 1 genomic stop codon), protein MLQLLVASLVATVVIIESADVCPTDPPGLVXACAQRPMCLGDKSCGAGHKCCPHICGSRCFQTVHCDPIDCGSVTCAYGFQPDSRGCQSCTCRTSKPCTTLLCRLSESLG, encoded by the exons ATGCTGCAGCTTTTAGTAGCAAGTCTGGTGGCGACAGTCGTTATTATCGAGTCTGCCG ATGTGTGCCCGACTGATCCCCCGGGTCTAGTATAAGCGTGTGCCCAAAGGCCAATGTGTCTGGGGGACAAGTCCTGCGGGGCAGGCCACAAGTGCTGTCCCCACATCTGCGGTTCCCGATGTttccagacag TCCACTGCGATCCTATCGACTGCGGTTCAGTCACGTGTGCTTATGGCTTCCAGCCAGACAGTCGAGGTTGCCAGTCGTGCACCTGCCGGACAT caaaaccatGCACTACC TTGCTGTGTAGGCTGAGTGAAAGTCTGGGATAA